The following DNA comes from Brienomyrus brachyistius isolate T26 chromosome 16, BBRACH_0.4, whole genome shotgun sequence.
AGATGACCCCTCCCCAGATGGCAGCATTAGCTTTCTAAAGGTGAGCGATACTGCCCCCTGTGGGTGAGGAGGTGTCCTGTAGGACCCATCACAAACCTGCCGACAAGCTCATTTTCACTCATGGATGTGGCTTCTGAGAGTCCGGACCTTTCCCAGAGATACTTTCTGCTGCCGAGCCCATATCTTCTTCCCTTTTAGTCCAGTTGCACCACTGAACCCAGTTCTCGCATTGAATGCTCCACTAGTTTTGCTTCTAAATGTAGTTTTAATGTACAGGTTTGTAGCTTGTAAGGTTTTGGTTTTGGTTTGAATGCCAAGGGGTAGTTTGTTCTTACTGTTTAATATAGATATATGTGGGTGAAGCTCCTTTAAAAGAGATGATATTTTGCATGTGGTTTCAAATTTTGGCTTGTAATTAATACAGTTCTCATTCAATCAAGCTACTGACACCATGCTATAAATTTCAAGCCTGGAAGGTTGCCAGGTTTACAGAGAACTGAGGAAAATGCTGCCTTTGTCATTTAGAGACATAGGTAGGCAGCTTGGCACGGAGGGTTGTGACATTACATCTTGTTTCAACACATTTCTGTAATCTGTTGTGGTTCTGTGCAGGTTCAGGAGAGCTCAGACAGCTGTGACAGCGAGAACACTGTTAAGTCAAGTTCTTTTGAGCCCAGTATTCCTCTGGATCACCCGGTCTTTGAGAAGTTCTTGCAGGGCTCAGAGCTGTTGACAGTTGTGACTGGTGTGGACTCTAGTAACATGGGAATGCGGATTGAGCCTGGAGGTGGAGAGGAAGTACCCAGCGGTTTCCCGGTGCTATCTAAACCTACCGCTGAGAATGGGCCTCCCGCTGAGCCAACTGGTGTGTCCACCGCTGAGACTGGGCCTACTGCTGAGCCAATCAGTGCGTCGACTGCTGAGATTGGGACTACTGCTGAGTCCACCTATGGACCTACAAGAGAGATTATCAGTACGACTATTGCTGAGCCAACTGGTGTACCTACTGGTGTTGAGAGAGGCTTGGCAGAAGACCCAATTGGTATTCTTACCACTGAGTCTGTCGGTGTGCCTAACACTGAACATGTGCCTGCTGCTGAACCTGGTTCTTCTATTGGACCCATCTCTGCAACTGAACACGGCCCCTCGATTGCAGATTCCATGGTGGATGGTCCCCCGCCTTTGGCCGATGGAGATACCCATCAGAAGGCCTCTTCCGTGTACAAGGCCACATTAACGACAGGGGGAAGACTAGTCGGCCAGCAGAGGTTCCCCCTGAGGAGGTCCCGCTCCTTGCCCACCTCCCTGCTCAGCCCAGCTTGCGTGGTCTCCACCATCAAAATCCAGATTCAACCTGGGGGCTTGAAACGGTTTAACCCTCCTACCTTTTCTTACCGCTACACACCCGAGGAGGAgtttgaggaggaggaggaggaggaggcggcaGTGTCTGTCACGGATGGAGGGGATGTGAAGTGGGAGACGACATCCTCAGCCTCCATGGTAAACTCCTCTCCTAATGCCAGGCCTCAGCAGACAGACGAGCACCTTGGCAGGATGCCATCCCACCTGCCCCGAATGTCCCCCCACCTGAGGGCCTCCTCCTGTTCCCTGCACAGCATGCCGCCTGATTGGCCTCAGCGGCCCCTGGCTGATCACTCCCAGCTCTGGAGCGCCTGCAGCGTGCCCAACCTCCACCGAACCTTCAGCCCCTATGGCTGGTCTCATGGCTGTTATACTGCCCCCAGTGGCATCTCCTGCAGTAACCTCTATAGAGGCGATGACCTCCATGGTCCCAGCGGCATCCCTCACTACAGGTCCCACAGTACCCTACACAATGATTACCACAGAGCCCCCTATAGCGCGCCTCACAGTGTTCCTTATTATGACCATTTCAACCCACCCGGCTCTGCCCACTGCTGCCATCCCTTCCCCGGTGGCCACATGGCCGCACCCCCCATGCCAAGCCACACCCCCTCCAGCACCGAGATGCAGCTGCGACGGGTTCTGCATGACATCAGGAGTACAGTGCGGAACCTGGACCAGGTATGAACCCGACACTACAGCACTGGGAGTTTCCCTGCGTGGCAGTATTCGCGGGTGTTCCTGCACCTGGATTTCCTTATTAACTGACCTCAAAAGCCAACAGACGCAGATCTGACATGCTTATTCCTCTAGGAAGCCATCCATAAATAGTTTTGtcatttgaatgtttttttcctccctgaTTTGCATTCCTCTGCTCGTACTGCATCTGGCCACAATTTTTTGTAAGCAAATGGTTCTTCATAACCTACTTGAACATGAAGAAGCATTGACATGATGCCACCCAGGCCATATTATTGtcctgcgcccccccccaccccgaggaAGGCTGTGGTCTCTTGCAGTTTCTGTATGCTCTGTTTTAAAGCCCTGAGGGTTTGGAGTCCTTATGTAAGCCCATCTGCTGGTAGCTGTGCCTGTTTAATCTCTGCGGCTCTCTCTGCCCAGTGCTCGCCGCTGTCCCGCAGCAGCATGCCCTCTCCCGCCCCTGGCACCCAGATGTCCGCTCCCCCCGCTCTGTGAGGTGGGTTCCTTCACCTCATTTGCTTAGGGAAGCTTTGCAATGGAGCGTGGTCATCTTGATCGGGGCCGGAGCTCTGAATttccctcccgcccccccattCCCACTCCCTCCGCAGGCCACCCTCCAAGAAATGCAGGGAATCCGGAGGAGCCTCAATACCTACCGTGCACAGATGATGAACCTTGAACTCGCCCTGGTGCGACAGCAGTGCTCTGTCTACCAGGACCTGAGCGAGGAAGAGAGGTaggtctggctctttctgttaTCGGTCCCCCTTTTCCTGAAAGGATTATGACATTCAGCTTGATGTGCACTGCGCAGAGCATTTTATTCCACGTCACAAGTCCAGACCGTTCTCAAGGATGGGTTTAGGGGAAGTATGTGGCTCAGCGAGTTAGGCTgctatgcctgtgatcagaaggtcgctggaaCAAAACCCTCGAGCAGCAGAATAATTTCTATGTTGGGCCCTTGCGTAAGGCATTTAACCCAATTTGCTCTGTTGTCTACCATAACTCCTATAGCTCAACAAGCGAAGCAGGGTTAGGTGACCCTGATCCTGCAGTGCCGTATCCGGCTGGTTTTCTGTCCTACCTGATCAGTTACTATCAGGTagcctgagatcaggtgtggttcATTAGAAACCAGACAAAAATGACATCCTGCTACCGCCATTCCAGGATTAGTGCTGCCTAACACTGAAATAAATCATAGTGCTAACAACACACAGGTTGTGTGTTCAAATCCAATGGTAGAATGTAGGTTTTAGTGTTTCAGGGACTCAAAAAGTCACTTgacagtgactgtttgtggccaacagaggCCTCCCAGACCAGGGTGTTGTATCCATCTAGTCTAGGTCAGGGGTGAACAGGCAGTATGAGTGAGGTAAGCTCTCCTGTAAGTTGTGCCGTGACCCCCGGATAGCACACAGAGAGACTCAGAGATCACGTATGGGGAGTTTTATTACGGAATGAGACGTAGCTACTATCCCGGTGAAGATCATGATTTCAAGCACTAAAGACGGGAGGTTGGATGGTGCTAAAGGAATGAGAGAAACAAAACCAGCACTACTTCCCTCTATGCACCCGTAAGCTAACCTACAGCCTACAGGGGTCGGCACTCGCATTCTCACCTGCCGTGATTAACAGAGGCTTCCTACGGGTGGGTGTAGGTACGCGCTCATCTAAACTTTCCTCCACAACCACTGGGAGCAACAAAGCATTCACAAATTACAGAAGAGACTTCAACGTGATAGGTGTGTAACCACAGTGGGATTTTACTGGGTCAGGGAATGCAGGTTCGAAAGACAGCGGAGGATGCAAGGAGGACAGCGCGGGAAGCTTGTCGCCTCTGAGCGTATGGCTTAGTCGGCCATATATGGGAAGCCCCGCCCACCTTGTCAAACCGAATCCCACTGGATTGGTCGATCCCAGTTCTGGTTTCCCCCTCGCAACCTGAAAAAACACAACTGGCAACATCCAACCACCGCAATACCAGACACGCCTCCTCCTGTACAGTCCGCGATGTAACCCAGGGACCCCATGCAAATGCGTGATTTGAGTGGTGGCAGACGCTGCTGGTGAATGTCCTCAGTGTTTTGCGTTTTTCTCGTCACGTCTCCCTCAGATTTGTGCCGCACATTGCAGACTGACAACTCTATCCTTGCTTTCAGGCAGGAGGAAAtgcagctgcagcagctgcGCAGCGCAGTCcgtcaggagctgcaggagctagAGCTGCAGCTGGAGGATCGTCTGCTCTCCCTGGAAGAGCAGCTGCGTTGCTCTGACATCATGGGCCTCTACCGCCACCCAATGGTCAGTTTCTGCAACTGCACATGCAAACAATCTCCAGCATTTAGAGGTGTATAGATGTTTGAATTGCTTTTGAAAAAACCTTGAAGCCTGATAAATCGAGCTGATTCAGtgtttgtgcttgtgccttgaatgcctgtgatcggaaggtcgccagcTCAAGGCCCGCCTGCGACAGAATAGTTGCATTCTGTTggccccttgagcaaggcccttaaccccccctctCCAGAAATTCTTCAAGGACGGCGAATGAATGGCTGACCCTGGGCTTAGACCCCTAAcaattgtgtgttttattttccgAAGGATGGGATATGCGAAAAGAAACAATGTACCTGTATTCCTATTTGTaggaatggcaaataaagcctcGTGTCCGTTCAGTTATCTTTTCATTTCCATTTCGTTGCATTTCAGGGTCACAGAATGGACAGCTTGTCCAGCATCTCTTCCCTGACCGTGACCGGAGTGGTGAGTGTAAGGAACACAGGCCACTTCGGGAATCCGTCCAGTACTTCCCGCTTACATTAGGTCCTCCGTATCCGCAGGGGTCCGAGGTCACAAGGGAGCAGCTCGGCTACGGGGGCCGGCACGGTGTCAGCCACTCTGACGCCTCTAGCCGCTCCACCAGCCCGTGCCAATCCGCCCCATCCGGTGGCCCCGCCTGGGATCACCGTTTCCAGTCTCTTGAGTCTTCCGGCCCACCCAGGGAGAGGGTGTACCGGGCATCGGTCTGCATCACACCCGCCCCTCCGCCCCGGCCAGACGTGACCCCCTCCTTGGATGCCAAACAGCCAGATCAATCCGACCCCAGGCTGGCGTCGGCCCCTGCTGGGGAAAGAGGTGGAGCGGAATCTGCAAACAGCCCGCAGCTGCAACAGCTCCTGCAGCAGGTGAGGGGGGAGGTGTTGGGCCCGTCTGCAGTGGACGTAACTCTCTCTGGCCATAAATCTTTTGCTGGATGGATGTCCCAAAGGCCTAAGACGCGATACAATTTAACATGCCCATTCTGAACTTGCTGGCTCGCATCCCCTTCGCCCCAGGTCAGAGAAAGCATCGCAGAGGAAGTCCGACAGCAGATTCTGACTGAACTCCTGTCTGCAGTTTCGCCGAGGAGGTAGCCCCTGGCAACAAGGGAGCTAGTATTGTAAGCAATCTTAATTTGCATGGTTTGCGTGtcagagagagaatgagagagagagagaatgagagaatcATTCCTATGCTTTCTTGTCATGGTGTCATGCATTTTGGGATCTCTGCCTTGCAGGAGCTGCAGTGTCtgtctgtaaaggcaaagggcagagtggggtgggggtgtttaCATCATCTTTTCTGTACATCCCATCCTTTATTAGCACCTGAGAACACTAGGCCCTCTTCTCCTTTCAGCTTTCCAAAGAACTGAGTGTTTttctggtttttttttcctgggattTATTATTGTGGAGATCATGAAAAGGGCTGTAATTTATACGGAAGGGCTGGCCttgtcattagccaatgatatgctttgaatcggtgagtgtcccgggcactctgggggccaatcagcttttcaGCTGGAGCCAGTGGCCCCACCGCAGTAATACACCCCTGGTGCTTTGGTCTGTGGTTGAATACCTCCAGCGTGGTTGAGGTGCCACTAAAAATGTACCGCGGATCAGTTTGCCCGGCTTCTGGGTTTGACGGAGACTCCCGTGCTTCCCCCCCCCTGCAGGTGAAGATGAGAAATACCCCAGAAGAGCGGAACGCTCAGAACACTGGTAGAGAAACACTGAGAGCGTCTGGCCAACCCACGCAGTTCGGGTGGCTGCATCTACGTTTCCAAGGAGACACTAATGCTACTGTGTGCTCAGCTACTTATAACTGCCCTGTTCCAGTGCTAACGCCACTTCTTCTAATACAGGTGTTCAGGCAGATGTGCAATAAAGCAAGTGCTGTGGGTTGAGGTTTAGGTTGGTTGAAGAGCTTTGACCTTTTCTCACCTCACAAAAACATCTGCTGTTGTCCGGGTTCTGTCCTTGCAGCCCGCCTGCAAACTTCGTAAAACCACGTTAAATCACACGTCTTTCAGCTCATGTATGTGCAGCAGCAGTAATATCACTAAAATGTTTGTATAATAAATGTACGTGGGATTGAGATATGATGGCAGTCAGATAATGGAGGTACTGCACTTGTTGATCTGTGTTAGGAGGGAGGATCTTCTCTAGCTCATCTTCCTGGTAACAGGCAACCTGTATTTGCCTAATGGGTTAGTTCTCCGTAACACGTGctttgtatgtgtatgtatgagtTTTTGTGTTTGTGGGGATGCCATCATATGAGGGTTAGGGTCACCTGCTCTCTGCATGCAAAAAGAAAACCACATTTCCACTGATTTTTCTACTTTCAAATTCCAGTACTAATGACTTCATGAATGAAATGTCAGTGGGGGTGACGTTCACAAGAATGTTTGTTTACCTTTTACCTCTTGGGATGTTCAAGGGAAGATGTCTAAAGCAGAACATTAataaagatttatttattttgaatacatagaAGTACTTTTGTGTTTCATTTACCCTTCGCTCCTTGCGGGAGTCGAAGGGGGGATTTGAAGATGCGCACGTAAAAGGTCGGAACCCCGCAGATCCGTCACAGTCAGGAAATAATGCTCTGATTTCACACCACAGCCTATTTTAACGCTGTTCAATCTAGCACTTCATTACCATGGCAACACTCTTTTAGAGGAGTCTGTGGGCGAGTCAGAAGCCAGTTCCCTTTCTGCTCTGCATGCGTTGGCTTTTACTTGTGCCGTTTTTAGTGAGTTTGCTTTTagttagattaaaaaaaaaaaggattcttTCCGGGATCTTCTATGTTTGTTTGAAATATGTCTAGTTCTGTATTTTGATTACTTTGCACAGTTCACATAATTTTCATTCCAGTGTGTATTCCAGGAAAGTGAACTGAGTCTGGTGGCTTATATAGGGTAGAATtcagtgtttatttatttttattttttttataatttaaatTGTATAAATTGTTCCATTTCACCCTGTGCAGTACTTGTTGACAACTCTAATCTGTCATTAACTTATTATTAGGTAATACCAATTCATTGAATTgctatgtatattttttagatTTATTTTTAGTTCAGGGGTGTTGCGTGTGTGAATTCGCTTATCTgttctgcagcttttgcatgcTTACATATTTGTATGTATTTACATGTGTTCCCGGTGATGTACTTCATAAGCAGTTATGAAGGATTATATATTTGTatttcatcccccccccccccccccaactgctgATCCTGTTCAGGGTTCCCAGGAAGCTTAGGAAGCTTAAAAGGTGGTGGACTCCCTGAATAGGTTGtcggtccattacagggcagacATCTACAGACACAAGTACTCATGCACACAAGAACGCACGATGGCCATGTTAGAGACGGCTATTTGCCTAACAAcacagaacatggaaactccacacacactggaGGCAGGAGCCCCCGACGTTGGAGGTGTGAGATGAGTGTTGGCTCTTAACATATGCATTTGCTTCCCTGTTTATATGGCCACATCAAGCCAATCAGCCTGCCTGTCTTTGGTCAGGTGACAGGAAACCTGGATGATGCCATATAGCCCtattattcaaatcacggtTCTCGAGGTCCAAGcactgctggttttccagccttccttcgcCTGTGAGcctggtgtgaagcctctggccaatcagaatcagtaattattaaacaactgcctgggagaactgaaaacaaggcctgaatttggaatcgaggtccaAATTGGAAGAACCCTGCCATAGAGAGTGGCTCCTGCCATGAGACCTGAATAATTCCTTCTGGGGTGGTGTATATGCTTTTAATCTTTTTAAAAGACACTCTACCGGTGGCTTTGTCAGCTTTCAGAGTGCTGATTTTCACAATTTAAGAAGTGTTAGGTGGGGAAGGGGCAGTCCGTGCAGTGCGACTTGGTGGCCTCCCGTTTAATTTGGAGTTGTAACAACTGCAGGTCAGCCTATGGCAGAAGCAAACTAAGCGGCTGCTTAGGGCCCAATGGCCACCAGGGGGTGCCTCACACCTGATCAGCCtgttgagtgtgtgagtgttagAGTAAGGGGCCCCAAAAAGGGATTGAACTGACAATTAAATTGGATTGGCTGTGGCCAGGCTCGATGATATAGCATGCGAACCAGAGCCTTTCTGCAGGAACCTCAGGCCCCCACTGGCCTCCCTGGAGTAAGAGCTGCTTCATCTCAGCACTCTGTCTAAATGCACTTAGCTTAAGACAACGAAAGCTGGCGGAAATGGTCTTCTCTGACACTTCAGCAGCTCATCCCCCTAACCCCACCCCCGATGGACTGTAATTACGTTACGAGCTTTTATAAGAAGACAGCAACTGCCACTTGCTTTGGGCGGAACAGGCCCCTGTGTTGCCGAAAGGGAAACATCTGGACGTTTCCTGCTTAAATTCGTAAAGGACGACAAGCCACAAATTCCTTTCTTATTACCGTTGCCAATAATAGTCCCTCCTGTCCCTGGAAATTAACCCGCAgtaatgatttttatttttaatgaggCTTACAGTAGTAAATTGAC
Coding sequences within:
- the itprid2 gene encoding LOW QUALITY PROTEIN: protein ITPRID2 (The sequence of the model RefSeq protein was modified relative to this genomic sequence to represent the inferred CDS: deleted 1 base in 1 codon) is translated as MERECSQDDYACSWRDATVKRRAWAQSRESWQAPECQDRNVEREPLAEPMEEKPSIAEDPGRVPSKIASWLKECRTPQGASLDEQGLPTRGTLKNGCSFEDDLSLGAEANLLQHSGTKGELSSNFDAAKEQKRSFLHRGLSITSSGSGRSSATVSSVSELLDLCEEDPEETLYNLGFGTEEPDISTKIPSRFFNGSSSARGIDIKVYLAAQLQRMELENPNSALTSRFRQIEVLTTVANAFNSLYSQVSGQPVQMIGTIEAEPADVSTEKKSSQARNVAKIIKKTLTKHNLLNLGLGDLALTSSEQGDKGDVSHAEAEEKNELKQQKAFRKKESPWLATVAEETNVGPVRGDANLANGNLESKETHFTPQGSLSREGTLWREEGKASATTIPDKEPSGQRVNPLVAHLLTQPKDSFEMEEVQSIEGDPSSGTRRIGFEHPLRMASQQSDSSGFADDPSPDGSISFLKVQESSDSCDSENTVKSSSFEPSIPLDHPVFEKFLQGSELLTVVTGVDSSNMGMRIEPGGGEEVPSGFPVLSKPTAENGPPAEPTGVSTAETGPTAEPISASTAEIGTTAESTYGPTREIISTTIAEPTGVPTGVERGLAEDPIGILTTESVGVPNTEHVPAAEPGSSIGPISATEHGPSIADSMVDGPPPLADGDTHQKASSVYKATLTTGGRLVGQQRFPLRRSRSLPTSLLSPACVVSTIKIQIQPGGLKRFNPPTFSYRYTPEEEFEEEEEEEAAVSVTDGGDVKWETTSSASMVNSSPNARPQQTDEHLGRMPSHLPRMSPHLRASSCSLHSMPPDWPQRPLADHSQLWSACSVPNLHRTFSPYGWSHGCYTAPSGISCSNLYRGDDLHGPSGIPHYRSHSTLHNDYHRAPYSAPHSVPYYDHFNPPGSAHCCHPFPGGHMAAPPMPSHTPSSTEMQLRRVLHDIRSTVRNLDQCSPLSRSSMPSPAPGTQMSAPPAREATLQEMQGIRRSLNTYRAQMMNLELALVRQQCSVYQDLSEEERQEEMQLQQLRSAVRQELQELELQLEDRLLSLEEQLRCSDIMGLYRHPMGHRMDSLSSISSLTVTGVGSEVTREQLGYGGRHGVSHSDASSRSTSPCQSAPSGGPAWDHRFQSLESSGPPRERVYRASVCITPAPPPRPDVTPSLDAKQPDQSDPRLASAPAGERGGAESANSPQLQQLLQQVRESIAEEVRQQILTELLSAVSPRR